From a single Loxodonta africana isolate mLoxAfr1 chromosome 9, mLoxAfr1.hap2, whole genome shotgun sequence genomic region:
- the RNF20 gene encoding E3 ubiquitin-protein ligase BRE1A isoform X2 translates to MLDQRQAIEDELREHIEKLERRQATDDASLLIVNRYWSQFDENIRIILKRYDLEQGLGDLLTERKALVVPEPEPDSDSNQERKDDRERGEGQEPAFSFLATLASSSSEEMESQLQERVESSRRAVSQIVTVYDKLQEKVELLSRKLNSGDNLIVEEAVQELNSFLTQENMRLQELTDLLQEKHRTMSQEFSKLQSKVEMAESRVSVLESMIDDLQWDIDKIRKREQRLNRHLAEVLERVNSKGYKVYGAGSSLYGGTITINARKFEEMNAELEENKELAQNRHCELEKLRQDLEEVTTQNEKLKVELRSAVEEVVKETPEYRCMQSQFSVLYNESLQLKAHLDEARTLLHGTRGTHQRQVELIERDEVSLHKKLRTEVIQLEDTLAQVRKEYEMLRIEFEQTLAANEQAGPINREMRHLISSLQNHNHQLKGEVLRYKRKLREAQSDLNKTRLRSGSALLQSQSSTEDPKDEPAELKQDPEDLSTQSSASKSSQEEVNEVKSKRDEEERERERREKEREREKEREREKEKEREREKQKLKESEKERDSAKEKEKGKHDDGRKKEAEIIKQLKIELKKAQESQKEMKLLLDMYRSAPKEQRDKVQLMAAEKKSKAELEDLRQRLKDLEDKEKKENKKMADEDALRKIRAVEEQIEYLQKKLAMAKQEEEALLSEMDVTGQAFEDMQEQNIRLMQQLREKDDANFKLMSERIKSNQIHKLLKEEKEELADQVLTLKTQVDAQLQVVRKLEEKEHLLQSNIGTGEKELGLRTQALEMNKRKAMEAAQLADDLKAQLELAQKKLHDFQDEIVENSVTKEKDMFNFKRAQEDISRLRRKLETTKKPDNVPKCDEILMEEIKDYKARLTCPCCNMRKKDAVLTKCFHVFCFECVKTRYDTRQRKCPKCNAAFGANDFHRIYIG, encoded by the exons ATGCTGGATCAACGGCAGGCCATTGAAGATGAACTCCGTGAGCACATTGAAAAACTGGAACGACGACAGGCCACTGATGATGCCTCACTATTGATTGTCAACCGGTACTGGAGTCAG TTTGATGAAAACATCCGTATCATCCTTAAACGTTACGATCTGGAGCAGGGCTTGGGAGACCTACTCACAGAAAGAAAAGCCCTTGTTGTGCCTGAACCAGAACCAGACTCTGATAGCAATCAGGAACGTAAAGATGACCGagagagag GGGAAGGGCAAGAGCCAGCTTTCTCTTTCCTTGCTACTTTGGCCAGCAGTTCCAGTGAAGAGATGGAATCTCAGCTGCAGGAGCGTGTAGAGTCTTCCCGCCGAGCTGTGTCTCAGATTGTGACTGTCTATGATAAATTGCAAGAAAAAGTGGAGCTCTTATCCCGGAAGCTAAATAGTGGAG ATAATCTGATAGTAGAGGAAGCAGTGCAGGAGTTGAATTCCTTTCTCACACAAGAGAATATGcggctacaggaattgacagacCTTCTTCAGGAGAAACACCGCACCATGTCACAGGAG TTCTCCAAGTTGCAGAGTAAAGTGGAGATGGCTGAGTCAAGAGTGTCTGTCCTGGAGTCCATGATTGATGACTTGCAGTGGGATATTGACAAAATTCGAAAGAGGGAACAGCGACTCAACCGACACTTAGCAGAAGTCCTAGAACGA GTGAATTCAAAAGGTTATAAGGTGTATGGCGCTGGGAGCAGCCTCTATGGTGGCACAATCACTATCAATGCCCGGAAG TTTGAGGAAATGAACGCCGAGCTTGAGGAGAACAAAGAATTGGCTCAGAACcgtcactgtgagctggagaaACTTCGGCAGGACTTAGAGGAGGTCACCACGCAAAATGAGAAGCTGAAG GTGGAATTACGGAGTGCAGTGGAGGAAGTGGTTAAGGAGACTCCGGAATACCGCTGCATGCAGTCACAGTTCTCCGTCCTGTACAATGAGAGCCTGCAGTTGAAAGCACACTTGGATGAGGCTCGGACCCTGCTTCATGGCACCAGGGGCACCCACCAGCGTCAGGTTGAGCTCATTGAG CGAGATGAGGTTAGTCTTCACAAGAAGTTGAGGACTGAAGTGATCCAGCTCGAAGATACCCTGGCCCAGGTCCGCAAGGAGTATGAAATGCTGAGGATAGAATTTGAGCAGACGCTCGCTGCCAACGAACAAGCAG GCCCTATAAATCGAGAGATGCGCCACCTCATCAGTAGCCTCCAGAATCACAATCACCAGCTGAAGGGGGAGGTCCTACGATACAAGCGGAAATTGAGAGAAGCCCAGTCTGATTTGAACAAG ACACGGCTACGCAGCGGCAGTGCACTTCTGCAGTCTCAATCGAGTACTgaggaccctaaggatgagcctGCAGAGTTGAAACAGGATCCTGAGGACTTATCAACACAGTCCTCAGCATCAAAGTCATCACAGGAGGAAGTCAATGAAGTTAAGTCCAAACGGGATGAAGAAGAACGCGAACGAGAacggagggagaaagagagggagcgagaaaaagaaagagaacgggagaaggaaaaggagagagaacgAGAGAAGCAGAAACTAAAAGagtcagaaaaagaaagagattctgccaaggagaaagaaaaggggaaaCATGATGATGGAAGGAAAAAggaagcagaaattatcaaacaattgaAGATTGAACTCAA GAAGGCACAGGAGAGCCAGAAGGAAATGAAACTATTACTAGATATGTACCGCTCTGCCCCAAAGGAACAAAGGGACAAAGTTCAACTGATGGCAGCTGAGAAGAAGTCTAAGGCAGAG TTGGAAGATCTGAGGCAAAGACTCAAGGATCTGGAGGataaggagaaaaaagagaacaaGAAAATGGCTGATGAGGATGCTTTGAGGAAGATCCGGGCGGTAGAGGAGCAGATAGAATACCTGCAGAAGAAGCTGGCCATGGCCAAGCAG GAGGAAGAAGCTCTCCTGTCTGAGATGGATGTCACAGGGCAGGCCTTTGAAGACATGCAGGAACAAAATATCCGTTTGATGCAGCAGTTGCGAGAGAAGGATGACGCAAATTTCAAGCTCATGTCAGAACGTATCAAGTCCAATCAGATTCACAAATTGCTtaaagaggagaaggaggagctaGCAGATCAGGTTTTGACTCTGAAGACTCAG GTCGATGCGCAATTACAGGTAGTAAGAAAACTGGAAGAGAAGGAGCATCTGCTGCAGAGCAACATTGGCACGGGGGAGAAGGAGCTGGGTCTTAGGACCCAAGCCTTGGAGATGAATAAGCGTAAG GCAATGGAAGCAGCCCAGCTTGCAGATGACCTCAAAGCACAACTGGAGTTGGCTCAGAAGAAGCTACATGATTTTCAGGATGAGATCGTGGAGAATAGTGTCACCAAAGAAAAGGACATGTTCAATTTCAAACGCGCCCAG GAGGACATCTCTAGACTTCGAAGGAAGCTGGAGACCACAAAGAAACCAGACAATGTGCCCAAATGTGACGAAATTCTGATGGAGGAGATTAAGGATTACAAG GCACGCCTGACCTGTCCGTGTTGCAACATGCGTAAAAAGGATGCTGTACTTACCAAGTGTTTTCATGTTTTCTGCTTTGAGTGTGTGAAAACTCGCTATGACACCCGACAGCGTAAATGTCCCAAGTGTAATGCTGCTTTTGGTGCCAATGATTTCCATCGCATCTACATTGGTTGA
- the RNF20 gene encoding E3 ubiquitin-protein ligase BRE1A isoform X1: MSGTGNKRAAGEPGTSAPPEKKTAVEDSGTTVETIKLGGVSSTEELDIRTLQTKNRKLAEMLDQRQAIEDELREHIEKLERRQATDDASLLIVNRYWSQFDENIRIILKRYDLEQGLGDLLTERKALVVPEPEPDSDSNQERKDDRERGEGQEPAFSFLATLASSSSEEMESQLQERVESSRRAVSQIVTVYDKLQEKVELLSRKLNSGDNLIVEEAVQELNSFLTQENMRLQELTDLLQEKHRTMSQEFSKLQSKVEMAESRVSVLESMIDDLQWDIDKIRKREQRLNRHLAEVLERVNSKGYKVYGAGSSLYGGTITINARKFEEMNAELEENKELAQNRHCELEKLRQDLEEVTTQNEKLKVELRSAVEEVVKETPEYRCMQSQFSVLYNESLQLKAHLDEARTLLHGTRGTHQRQVELIERDEVSLHKKLRTEVIQLEDTLAQVRKEYEMLRIEFEQTLAANEQAGPINREMRHLISSLQNHNHQLKGEVLRYKRKLREAQSDLNKTRLRSGSALLQSQSSTEDPKDEPAELKQDPEDLSTQSSASKSSQEEVNEVKSKRDEEERERERREKEREREKEREREKEKEREREKQKLKESEKERDSAKEKEKGKHDDGRKKEAEIIKQLKIELKKAQESQKEMKLLLDMYRSAPKEQRDKVQLMAAEKKSKAELEDLRQRLKDLEDKEKKENKKMADEDALRKIRAVEEQIEYLQKKLAMAKQEEEALLSEMDVTGQAFEDMQEQNIRLMQQLREKDDANFKLMSERIKSNQIHKLLKEEKEELADQVLTLKTQVDAQLQVVRKLEEKEHLLQSNIGTGEKELGLRTQALEMNKRKAMEAAQLADDLKAQLELAQKKLHDFQDEIVENSVTKEKDMFNFKRAQEDISRLRRKLETTKKPDNVPKCDEILMEEIKDYKARLTCPCCNMRKKDAVLTKCFHVFCFECVKTRYDTRQRKCPKCNAAFGANDFHRIYIG; the protein is encoded by the exons ATGTCAGGAACTGGGAATAAAAGAGCAGCCGGAGAGCCTGGCACATCTGCGCCTCCAGAGAAGAAGACAGCTGTTGAGGATTCAGGGACCACCGTGGAAACAATTAAGCTAGGAGGTGTCTCTTCAACG GAGGAGTTAGACATTCGAACGCTGCAAACCAAAAATCGCAAGTTGGCAGAAATGCTGGATCAACGGCAGGCCATTGAAGATGAACTCCGTGAGCACATTGAAAAACTGGAACGACGACAGGCCACTGATGATGCCTCACTATTGATTGTCAACCGGTACTGGAGTCAG TTTGATGAAAACATCCGTATCATCCTTAAACGTTACGATCTGGAGCAGGGCTTGGGAGACCTACTCACAGAAAGAAAAGCCCTTGTTGTGCCTGAACCAGAACCAGACTCTGATAGCAATCAGGAACGTAAAGATGACCGagagagag GGGAAGGGCAAGAGCCAGCTTTCTCTTTCCTTGCTACTTTGGCCAGCAGTTCCAGTGAAGAGATGGAATCTCAGCTGCAGGAGCGTGTAGAGTCTTCCCGCCGAGCTGTGTCTCAGATTGTGACTGTCTATGATAAATTGCAAGAAAAAGTGGAGCTCTTATCCCGGAAGCTAAATAGTGGAG ATAATCTGATAGTAGAGGAAGCAGTGCAGGAGTTGAATTCCTTTCTCACACAAGAGAATATGcggctacaggaattgacagacCTTCTTCAGGAGAAACACCGCACCATGTCACAGGAG TTCTCCAAGTTGCAGAGTAAAGTGGAGATGGCTGAGTCAAGAGTGTCTGTCCTGGAGTCCATGATTGATGACTTGCAGTGGGATATTGACAAAATTCGAAAGAGGGAACAGCGACTCAACCGACACTTAGCAGAAGTCCTAGAACGA GTGAATTCAAAAGGTTATAAGGTGTATGGCGCTGGGAGCAGCCTCTATGGTGGCACAATCACTATCAATGCCCGGAAG TTTGAGGAAATGAACGCCGAGCTTGAGGAGAACAAAGAATTGGCTCAGAACcgtcactgtgagctggagaaACTTCGGCAGGACTTAGAGGAGGTCACCACGCAAAATGAGAAGCTGAAG GTGGAATTACGGAGTGCAGTGGAGGAAGTGGTTAAGGAGACTCCGGAATACCGCTGCATGCAGTCACAGTTCTCCGTCCTGTACAATGAGAGCCTGCAGTTGAAAGCACACTTGGATGAGGCTCGGACCCTGCTTCATGGCACCAGGGGCACCCACCAGCGTCAGGTTGAGCTCATTGAG CGAGATGAGGTTAGTCTTCACAAGAAGTTGAGGACTGAAGTGATCCAGCTCGAAGATACCCTGGCCCAGGTCCGCAAGGAGTATGAAATGCTGAGGATAGAATTTGAGCAGACGCTCGCTGCCAACGAACAAGCAG GCCCTATAAATCGAGAGATGCGCCACCTCATCAGTAGCCTCCAGAATCACAATCACCAGCTGAAGGGGGAGGTCCTACGATACAAGCGGAAATTGAGAGAAGCCCAGTCTGATTTGAACAAG ACACGGCTACGCAGCGGCAGTGCACTTCTGCAGTCTCAATCGAGTACTgaggaccctaaggatgagcctGCAGAGTTGAAACAGGATCCTGAGGACTTATCAACACAGTCCTCAGCATCAAAGTCATCACAGGAGGAAGTCAATGAAGTTAAGTCCAAACGGGATGAAGAAGAACGCGAACGAGAacggagggagaaagagagggagcgagaaaaagaaagagaacgggagaaggaaaaggagagagaacgAGAGAAGCAGAAACTAAAAGagtcagaaaaagaaagagattctgccaaggagaaagaaaaggggaaaCATGATGATGGAAGGAAAAAggaagcagaaattatcaaacaattgaAGATTGAACTCAA GAAGGCACAGGAGAGCCAGAAGGAAATGAAACTATTACTAGATATGTACCGCTCTGCCCCAAAGGAACAAAGGGACAAAGTTCAACTGATGGCAGCTGAGAAGAAGTCTAAGGCAGAG TTGGAAGATCTGAGGCAAAGACTCAAGGATCTGGAGGataaggagaaaaaagagaacaaGAAAATGGCTGATGAGGATGCTTTGAGGAAGATCCGGGCGGTAGAGGAGCAGATAGAATACCTGCAGAAGAAGCTGGCCATGGCCAAGCAG GAGGAAGAAGCTCTCCTGTCTGAGATGGATGTCACAGGGCAGGCCTTTGAAGACATGCAGGAACAAAATATCCGTTTGATGCAGCAGTTGCGAGAGAAGGATGACGCAAATTTCAAGCTCATGTCAGAACGTATCAAGTCCAATCAGATTCACAAATTGCTtaaagaggagaaggaggagctaGCAGATCAGGTTTTGACTCTGAAGACTCAG GTCGATGCGCAATTACAGGTAGTAAGAAAACTGGAAGAGAAGGAGCATCTGCTGCAGAGCAACATTGGCACGGGGGAGAAGGAGCTGGGTCTTAGGACCCAAGCCTTGGAGATGAATAAGCGTAAG GCAATGGAAGCAGCCCAGCTTGCAGATGACCTCAAAGCACAACTGGAGTTGGCTCAGAAGAAGCTACATGATTTTCAGGATGAGATCGTGGAGAATAGTGTCACCAAAGAAAAGGACATGTTCAATTTCAAACGCGCCCAG GAGGACATCTCTAGACTTCGAAGGAAGCTGGAGACCACAAAGAAACCAGACAATGTGCCCAAATGTGACGAAATTCTGATGGAGGAGATTAAGGATTACAAG GCACGCCTGACCTGTCCGTGTTGCAACATGCGTAAAAAGGATGCTGTACTTACCAAGTGTTTTCATGTTTTCTGCTTTGAGTGTGTGAAAACTCGCTATGACACCCGACAGCGTAAATGTCCCAAGTGTAATGCTGCTTTTGGTGCCAATGATTTCCATCGCATCTACATTGGTTGA